A single genomic interval of Trichosurus vulpecula isolate mTriVul1 chromosome 6, mTriVul1.pri, whole genome shotgun sequence harbors:
- the LOC118852896 gene encoding vomeronasal type-1 receptor 1-like, with product MISYKDVLGIIYLIQFMSGILGNSLLFCFYSINFKSEHNKRSVDPFLIHLAFVNTMMLLFRGVPKIIEIWGWENFLDDIGCKLITYLQRMSRGLSLCSISLLSVFQVITISPNSPLWALLKARSHKCIIPCCLFCWVVNLLMDIFVPLYVTSPSNSTNKGRKNLGYCLIDMHAMSPLKVHIWKSLYDSLLVGIMTCSSVYMVVFLYRHRQQVVYIHSTNLSSRVTPEIRATKAILLLVTTFACFNIISGPFILYVENSNGTISWADHITAFLSMSFQSISPFVMITSDTQIHKSCSIL from the coding sequence ATGATTTCTTACAAGGATGTCCTGGGGATCATTTATCTGATCCAGTTTATGAGTGGAATCCTGGGTAACAGtctcctcttttgtttttatagcattAATTTCAAATCTGAACATAACAAAAGATCTGTCGACCCATTTCTCATCCATTTGGCCTTTGTCAACACCATGATGCTTCTCTTCAGAGGAGTACCTAAGATCATAGAGATCTGGGGGTGGGAAAACTTCTTGGATGATATTGGGTGTAAGTTAATTACCTATCTCCAAAGAATGTCCCGAGGCCTTTCACTCTGCAGCATCAGTCTGCTTAGTGTCTTTCAAGTGATCACTATTAGTCCCAATAGCCCTTTATGGGCATTGCTCAAAGCCAGATCTCACAAATGTATCATACCCTGTTGTCTGTTCTGTTGGGTTGTCAATCTGTTAATGGATATTTTTGTCCCCTTGTACGTAACTAGTCCAAGCAATAGcacaaataaaggaagaaagaatttggGATACTGCCTTATAGATATGCATGCCATGAGTCCTTTAAAAGTTCATATTTGGAAGTCTCTGTATGATAGTTTACTTGTGGGTATCATGACCTGCAGCAGTGTCTACATGGTAGTTTTCCTATATAGACACCGACAGCAAGTTGTATACATTCACAGCACTAACCTCTCATCCAGAGTCACCCCTGAGATTAGAGCCACCAAAGCCATCTTGCTGCTGGTGACCACCTTTGCCTGCTTTAACATAATCAGTGGTCCTTTTATTCTTTATGTAGAAAATTCTAATGGAACCATTTCTTGGGCAGATCATATCACCGCTTTTCTATCCATgtcttttcaatcaatcagccCATTTGTGATGATCACCAGTGACACCCAAATTCATAAGTCCTGTTCTATTCTATGA